Part of the Sorghum bicolor cultivar BTx623 chromosome 1, Sorghum_bicolor_NCBIv3, whole genome shotgun sequence genome, aaaacggtgtcaacactagTAAGATTAGAGCTATAGATTTGCAATTAATTTATGCAGCAGTGAAGAAAATTAGGGTGTCACCTATCCATGCTTTAGTAGATCATTGGTTAAGCATTCCTAAATATAAAGTAGGAGATGTAGCAATTTGCTCCATTGTTACTCGTTTAGCTATTAAACTGAAATTACTTGAGGGTGCCTCTTTGGATTTTATTGATGCACATAGACAAATTTATGTATATGAACATTTTAATCATGCGCACCttgtaaagaaaataaaaggggaTCGATACATGACATATGGGGACACCAAGCTCCGGTTACCTAACCTGAAGATGGCACTATATTCTGTCCAAactatgcatattgaatttcagGCACGACCAGTGAACAGGAGAGGAGCTCAGGGGGAGACTTCTGAGAGGGCACCTCAGAGGACAGCCTCTAAGAGATTTGCTCGTCAACACGAGCCAGTCTGGCTCGGTGCTAACCCTACTCATGAAGCACCGATGCACACCAGCTATGACGAATGGCAGGCACGCCACTGCCCCGCACTGAATCCTGGGATGTATCCTCCGTTCCATCCTGCCTACCATCCATATGGGTATTATCCACCACCACCATTCATCTCCACAGGAGAAGGTCCCTCAGGTGAAGCTCCAAGGCATTCATTCGGCACCTATGGAGAAAGGACAGAAGACGAAGAACAAGGCTTTGAGCAAGGACGAAGGTCTGATGCTCCTAGGTTCTTCTATACCTAGCAGCATTACAATGAACAAATGGCATTCCAAAACTACGTCCACACCTCTCTTGCTCACAATGAGCAGAATTGGAATGACTAGCGTCAGTGGAACCAAACCACCACTCAGACGTTGGCGCTATTTAAGAAAGGCAAGACCTAGCCAACAACACTCTAAGTGACATCTTTGCTTTCCTCCGGATCCCGAATGAAGACTAGCTTGGGGGAAGGCCCCCATTATTAaggtaagttttcttttttcctttgtttcaatttattttctcttttatatttagaaaaccaaataaatatttgctATTTAATTTGTTTAAGTTTAAGTTTGCTTAAAAaatgaaaaccaaataaaaagggtgtgtaatataagtttgctttatttttctgttaagtttgctataaataaaatatgtagAGATGAagaatgcatgatggaaatgatgaatagttgctctactttAATTCAATTCAAgtccattgaattaaattcaattTATCGCAAGGCTAGGATAGACTATAAGACAATTTAATTTACTCTACTCTCCTATCCTATCGGACCATATGCTTAAGTTAAGTTTAGGTTAGGAtaggatatgatatgatatgatatgatatgatatgatatgatatgatatgatatgatatgatatgatatgatatgatatgatatgatatgatatgatatgatatgatatgatatgatatgatatgatatgatatgatatgatatgatatgatatgatatgatatgatatgatatgatatgatatgatatgatatgatatgatatgatatgatatgatatgatatgatatgatatgatatgatatgatatgatatgatatgatatgatatgatatagtctgagctgctgtttatcatgTTCCTAGTGCTACTaaattctagagatttattttatgAAAATTAAAATGCTTCATGATGAGTTCTATGTATGATAGAgtataaaattcctaccacagccatatttaTTTAGAATAGGAAGCCTCCACATATATGTAGGGCTTTGTGTTTGCTCGAGCTGTGTTGAGccttaggaactcatcatgtgactaATCCCGGTATCACATACACTCATGTTCACCTTttactgcttctactctggaagtacgcaccaCATATATATTCCATATTCACCTATTCAAAAATGTTCCACTCTTACACCGAGAGTGAACACCAAAAATATTTCCCTTCCTTATTTGCTAGCCAATTATCTTAAATTCAATGCTCCAAGTTTTATCTTTTATTCCTCTAGAaaatatttgttacaaaaaGAATTGATGGGCTGCAAGAAAATTAATGGATAAAGGTTCCAtgagagaaagaaagaaaaagaaagatttATGAGCCTAAGTTTATTATCAAAATTTCAAGTTTAAAGTTAGAGGAATTATTCCAAGTAAAGGAGCATTAGAATTATTTTGCACCCGTTCTCCTTCCACAAAtattctctagtttagcatccaCATATAAAACCACACATGTACAAACCGGTTGGATATGTGGTGAGttcatttggatccatggttcgaTCAGACCCAATGCATTAGTTATCTccacacctatgagctccacataagctttATTAGATAtcgggtgagagagagaaggttATAAATGTCTTATGccataaatactacatatcttgagagcaaGAGAGAAGGCATCACTCCTTTCAATGCATtagagaggatccaaaaataccacataatgAGACACTTGAAAGGATCATACTAAAGAACTCTGAGTTTCATTTTGAAAACCTTATAAAAACTCCAGGACAGAGGTAGAACAACAGAACATGAGACaacagtgcttgacttaattgttCTATCTTTCAACTACTCAAGAACCAAGTATAGGTAGAAGCCCCATGGTTGGAGGAAACATGAGTAAGTTTGGAAGTTATGATAGTTCACTCTAGTTTAAGGATGAGTTCTTATTTAAAGCATGTGTACTTGTGAGGtgtgaaagcattgtagcaactcctgatccatccttggtagctatttgctcagggacgagcaaagggcaagcttgggggagtttattgacggttgttaaccatcaaaattatatgtcaactaaCGAGAATAAAGGGGATAAAAAAATGAACATcaccatagacttagggctttcaccgacaatttccacaagttttggtcaaTGTTTGTTTCCGCGGGGGGTTAtcggaataagaacaaaaggaggtccacatgtcatatttacatagagagaagactcGAACGTCaactctagaagactccagaagactcAGGAAGGCATGCCCTGAAACATGGGGCCCACCTACCATAGGGCAGAGGAAGGCGCCCAGGGAGGGGTGGGGCGGCCGCCCGGGGAGGTTGGCCAATCAAAGCCAACCacgcggatcctgcctccaccgagtttgaggattaatcttaagtgcatgtttaagtcggtttgatctaagggctgtggtgcttcctagggggctataaatataaGCCTACCCCCTGTAATAAAGCTCAGAATTgagagagaaaaacaaaattatatttttattctcatcTAAGAATTAGAGGGAGCCATTAGAGCTAGGGATTAGAGATAGATTAGCTACTCCTAATCTTCATcttctacataggattagattaGATAGAGGAAGAGTGAGGCGCCTGTGCTCGGAATTTCTAGATCTTCGTCATCAGAGATTGGTATTATCTTTTATCTCTcttttgactttattctaaatatcattatgtttctatttattatgttcctagtttattctagttctacatttgatatggttatgattgataatgagtttatgtatatgtttgcaaagcgcttaaccCAATTCGCAGGAGACTTAGGTGATAGatgtcatgtaagcatggtgcttagatgtcgtTTATCTGCAATTACACAAAATTGGCCGGGTTGCGTGGTAGATCGCAGAAGTGACAGTtctgttgagtcctttgtattccatcCCCCGTTGGTAAGACAGGTGGAACCACAATTGCGTAGGAAGTCCAGCTCTGTCTTGGCTTtttatagcaatgttccttatacataaatgaagagtcttttgtgctatatatgatagtGTAGCATTAGAGTAGATGAATGACTTGATAAATTAAAACTACATAGGATTTTCTATCTCTTAAACTAATCGGACTTCTGCCTAATATTAAGCTGAGTAGTCTAAATCTAGTCTGTATATTTCCTGGgcttctatattttatatatcatATATCTATGGTTTACCCTCCTACCAAGTATGTGACTATGCAACCCAATCACTCATAAGTAGCCATGTTTTGCAAGTTGATctcattgtttaagtccttagttctttcccttgagctaaatatatataacgatacctggaatacttctcggtgaagtgctacaatagtATTTAATATGTACGCCTGTGGATCTTATATTTATTAGTGGACAGTTTTTATACCACacttctggcgccatgctagggatgacaacttagcttaagtggtgttagaagtgtcaacagtCACCATTCAGCAGCCATGAGTTATGGGCTCGCTATTTTCTAGTACACGTGCAATTGATCCTCCAGCCTTTCAAGCTTGAACCTCAAAATGTGCTCTCGGTTCACAATGTCTTGTGAGATCCCCCTTCTTCTACACCTTTCCAGCTCCCTTCTAGAATTTTTCACCCTCTTCTCTAGCTCCCCAAAACTGATCGGTCCCACTCCCACAACTCCCCCAGCACATGACCTTGCAGCTCAAAAAGAGTGGTGGTGCCATCAATTAGGGCAGAACCCCATGCCTCCTCCACTTTAGCTGCacagtcctcctcctccagccATCGTGCCTCAAAAATCCTCATAACCTCTCCTGGACTTTCCCATCTCCAAACCTCCCTCTCACCCACCTCCATGATCACTGGTCTATGATCTGAGTGTCTTGGATCGTCGTTGATAACCTGGACTAGAGGGAATTTCCATCTCCATGCTGTGTTAGCAAGGGCCCGATCCAACCACTCCCTAATATAACTCCCCGCATTGTGGTGGTTGTTGCGCCAATTGAACGCATCCCCCACATATCCCAAATCCTGGAGGTCACAGTCCTCCGTTGCCTCCCTGAACTGCTCCATTGCTACCCCTGATCTCACCAGCCCACCTTCCTTCTCATGAGCAAAAAGGACCTCATTGAAGTCACCTACACACACCCAGGGTAAGGAAAGGGCCTCGTGCAAGGTCCGGAGAGTATCCCatgtcttctccttctcctcacTCCTCACTCCCCATACATCCCTGTGAACCTCCACTCAAAATCATACTCCTCCTTTATTACCATGTCTATATGGTACTTAGACATGCTCTTGACTGAGAGGGCCACACCCTTCCTCCAAAAACAGCGAGACCTCCACTCGTTCCGGACTATCCTTCGCCACCATGTTTATCAGAGCCAACTTCCACCTAAGCCACTCCAACCACTTTCCATCATGCTTTGTCTCGGATAGAAACAAAACATCGAGGGCCTCCTCCTTCTAGAGCTCCATAAGGCCACAAATTGCCTGGTCGTTCCCCAATCCCCGACTATTCTAGGCAATGAGCCTCATTTAGACGGGTAGGACTCTTCCACTAGTCCTACCTTTTCAGTGCCATCAAAAGCCTCCTGCTGCACTTCCCGTGCCCCCTTCATCTTCTTTTTGCTGACCATAAACTTTTCCTCCAGCCCTCGATGCCTTTTCTTCTCAGAATCCACCCCCTTCTGCCACAACCATGTCTCCTAGAGTATGGGGCAAGCAGTGGAACGAACCATGCTTCCTTCCCCCATCAGGGTCTCCTCTGCAGTCCTCCCATCAGCCCACAAAACCGCCAAGTTTTGCTCCCTCCACCCCTACTTTTTCCCTTTCTACCTCCAGCCCCAGGTCCTCACCTGTCCCTACCTCCTCCACAGATCCCCCATCCACC contains:
- the LOC8067548 gene encoding uncharacterized protein LOC8067548, which produces MEQFREATEDCDLQDLGYVGDAFNWRNNHHNAGSYIREWLDRALANTAWRWKFPLVQVINDDPRHSDHRPVIMEVGEREVWRWESPGEVMRIFEARWLEEEDCAAKVEEAWGSALIDGTTTLFELQGHVLGELWEWDRSVLGS